In a genomic window of Littorina saxatilis isolate snail1 linkage group LG6, US_GU_Lsax_2.0, whole genome shotgun sequence:
- the LOC138968749 gene encoding SLAIN motif-containing protein 2-like: MESADNSIDPDNEVKKLQELVKKLEKQNEVLRTKQKLSLDSLPNGDVEKSPLTHNNNHQAESPSDSMKDRSAEGGLEDVDVLDVDNLSLKEDEDSWLYSSPKPPTPQQSTISLYQWVRQDFDHPSPEVESARRSLLSKLDEVARMNRSSSTPALGANTSPTTPVTSLSRSTEESQKPYSRPHQKQSLLSMAGNRIDNGTFTRPKKSHERLGPMVAERDRGHEEVYNQHDVTNVEAVAKQQEESLRQSRATYTSPKRVLHNKSMSMASDTDNSGSPVGSNRSSPARFDHEGSYIGRHRNSFGSDNGTPPDSPRTVQQTSTPYSDANHPRKSLPNMSRLQYPPPSSHSSDSSLEHQSAGSMDDLNLAPETRTTSRLPAPGYRAASPSMGGLRPGLAGARGVSPQRSGLPTPRRSIPRPATAGSPRSSLPQPRRSGIPSPRPSGQGREESWREGCF, encoded by the exons ATGGAGTCTGCAGACAATTCAATCGATCCCGATAATGAAGTCAAAAAACTACAAGAGCTTGTGAAAAAGCTGGAGAAACAAAATGAAGTGCTACGTACCAAACAGAAGCTTAGTTTGGATTCGCTGCCAAACGGAGATGTCGAGAAGTCTCCTCTCACTCACAACAATAATCATCAGGCGGAATCACCCTCTGACTCTATGAAAGACAGATCTGCTGAGGGAGGCCTGGAAGATGTAGATGTGCTGGATGTAGACAATCTATCACTGAAAGAGGATGAGGACAGCTG GCTGTATTCATCGCCCAAGCCTCCTACACCTCAGCAGTCCACCATCAGTCTGTACCAATGGGTGCGGCAAGACTTCGATCATCCAAGTCCAGAGGTGGAATCGGCCAGGCGGTCTCTGCTTTCAAAACTGGACGAAGTTGCTcgta TGAACCGCAGCTCCAGTACGCCAGCACTTGGTGCCAACACCTCCCCCACCACTCCAGTGACGTCTCTCAGTCGATCCACAGAGGAGTCGCAGAAACCCTACTCCAGACCTCATCAAAAACAGTCTCTGCTCTCTATGGCAG GAAACCGAATCGACAACGGAACATTCACTCGCCCGAAGAAGTCTCATGAGCGTCTGGGGCCGATGGTGGCGGAGAGAGATCGGGGGCACGAGGAGGTGTATAACCAGCATGATGTCACCAATGTGGAGGCAGTAGCCAAACAGCAAGAAGAAA GTTTACGGCAGAGTAGGGCTACATACACGTCTCCTAAAAGAG tGCTGCACAACAAATCCATGTCCATGGCCAGTGACACAGATAACAGTGGTTCTCCTGTGGGCTCCAACAGGTCCAGTCCTGCCCGATTTGATC ATGAGGGTAGTTACATCGGCCGACACAGAAACAGTTTTGGATCGGACAACGGGACGCCCCCGGACAGTCCCCGTACAGTACAGCAAACCAGCACGCCGTATTCAG ACGCCAACCACCCGCGCAAAAGTCTGCCCAACATGTCCCGCCTGCAGTATCCACCCCCTTCTTCACACTCCAGCGATTCCAGCCTGGAGCATCAGTCTGCCGGCAGCATGGATGACCTTAACCTTGCTCCAGAGACTCGAACCACCTCTCGTCTGCCTGCCCCAGGGTACCGAGCGGCATCCCCCTCTATGGGGGGTCTGCGTCCCGGACTAGCCGGAGCGAGGGGGGTGTCTCCGCAACGCAGCGGTCTACCGACACCTCGACGCAGCATCCCTAGGCCCGCAACTGCTGGCTCTCCACGGTCTTCCTTGCCACAACCTAGAAG